One window of Phycisphaeraceae bacterium genomic DNA carries:
- the fahA gene encoding fumarylacetoacetase, producing the protein MNNKPNETHNPDLKSWVESANDPNTEFPIQNLPLCVFAATHGEGEHQHTHAHQGVAIGDQILDVGMLGEAGYLEREGSEELLEAFEQGYWFGFAESPRLIGELRTILQKFLSEEGGGQGIRRLRDKALRPQSETKLLPPLPIINYTDFYASIHHATTVGAMFRPDNPLLPNYKHVPIGYHGRASSIVLSGSPIKRPSGQQSPAEGQTEPTFGPCKMLDYELEVGAYIARGNQLGEPVPIGLAHEHLFGLCLVNDWSARDIQKWEYQPLGPFLAKNFATSISPYIVTMDALAPFRRGAMERPAGDPKPLPYLFDDEDQKSGGFDITLEVYLLSAQMAEKGMKPHRLSRGSFRDMYWTFGQMLTHHASNGCNLLAGDLIASGTVSGKEADSRGCLLELTWDGMGEGGKPPTPKPRKPIQLPTGETRTFLADGDTVIFKGFCEREGYRKIGFGECWGRIAAAKSP; encoded by the coding sequence ATGAACAACAAGCCGAATGAAACGCACAATCCTGATCTGAAATCCTGGGTCGAATCCGCGAACGATCCGAACACGGAATTCCCGATTCAGAATCTGCCCTTGTGCGTCTTTGCGGCGACGCACGGAGAGGGTGAGCACCAGCACACGCACGCGCATCAGGGCGTGGCGATCGGGGATCAGATTCTGGATGTGGGGATGCTGGGTGAGGCGGGGTATCTCGAGCGTGAGGGATCTGAAGAACTGCTCGAGGCGTTTGAGCAGGGATACTGGTTCGGGTTTGCGGAATCGCCGCGGCTGATCGGGGAGCTGCGGACGATCCTGCAGAAGTTCCTGAGCGAAGAAGGCGGCGGTCAGGGGATCCGCAGGCTGCGCGACAAGGCGCTGCGGCCGCAGAGCGAGACGAAACTGCTGCCGCCTCTGCCGATTATCAATTACACGGATTTCTACGCGTCGATCCATCACGCGACGACGGTGGGTGCGATGTTCCGGCCCGACAATCCGCTGCTCCCGAATTACAAGCACGTGCCGATCGGGTATCACGGTCGGGCGTCGTCGATCGTCTTGAGCGGTTCGCCGATCAAAAGGCCGAGCGGCCAGCAGTCGCCGGCGGAAGGTCAAACGGAACCCACGTTCGGTCCGTGCAAGATGCTCGATTACGAACTGGAAGTGGGGGCGTACATCGCACGCGGGAATCAATTGGGCGAGCCGGTGCCGATCGGTCTGGCGCACGAGCATCTCTTTGGTCTTTGCCTCGTGAACGACTGGTCGGCGCGGGATATCCAGAAGTGGGAGTATCAGCCCCTCGGGCCGTTCCTTGCGAAGAACTTCGCGACGAGCATCTCGCCGTACATCGTGACGATGGATGCGCTCGCACCGTTCCGGCGCGGCGCGATGGAAAGGCCCGCGGGCGACCCGAAGCCGTTGCCGTACTTGTTCGATGATGAGGATCAGAAGAGCGGCGGCTTCGACATCACGCTCGAGGTGTACTTGCTCTCGGCGCAGATGGCGGAGAAGGGGATGAAGCCCCATCGCCTCAGCCGCGGCAGTTTCCGCGACATGTACTGGACGTTCGGCCAGATGCTCACGCATCACGCGAGCAACGGGTGCAACTTGCTCGCGGGCGACCTGATCGCGAGCGGCACCGTGAGCGGGAAGGAAGCGGACAGCCGGGGGTGCTTGCTGGAGTTGACGTGGGATGGAATGGGTGAAGGCGGGAAGCCCCCCACCCCGAAACCGCGCAAGCCGATTCAGCTGCCGACGGGGGAAACTCGCACGTTTTTGGCGGATGGGGACACGGTGATTTTCAAGGGATTTTGTGAACGCGAGGGGTATCGGAAGATTGGATTTGGGGAGTGCTGGGGGCGGATTGCTGCCGCAAAATCGCCATGA
- a CDS encoding PD40 domain-containing protein produces the protein MLTIVILAGTLFGAMQDGGTPAPAQQVDWRKEESRLLDSWKELTSRSEFVKAGEAYFSPNGKRIIFQAVPIPEAGKEPDQHYSMYVADLTRNAGGETTGLSNIRRISPKGSANTCGWFHPKHPDTVLFGCTIEPPLAPNKPGFQVGTNKYVWSFPENMKIVTLDLNSLNEGEEPKPVVLFERPGYCAEASWDLTGRFVLYANVDPAKQTGEKPDADIFVFDTVNKTHTPIVVAPGYDGGPFFAPGGKRICYRSDRAGNDLLQLYASDLRYETGADGVPVPTGIEREYQLTSNEHVNWGPFWHPSGEFLVYATSEMGHRNYEVFAIRVDESALDAAAGAASNLASGVATGAPGFEKGKMVQAPSVAIPDLPHARVTNASGADVLPVFSPDGKGMMWTAQRGEVAAGETKPSSQIWIARWRGADPFATDSANPQK, from the coding sequence ATGCTGACAATTGTCATTCTCGCGGGGACTTTGTTCGGAGCGATGCAGGATGGGGGCACGCCCGCTCCGGCGCAACAGGTGGATTGGCGGAAGGAAGAGTCGCGGCTGCTGGATTCGTGGAAGGAGTTGACCTCCCGTAGCGAGTTCGTGAAGGCGGGCGAGGCGTATTTCAGCCCGAACGGCAAGCGGATCATTTTTCAGGCCGTGCCGATTCCGGAAGCGGGCAAGGAACCGGACCAGCACTATTCGATGTACGTTGCCGACCTCACGCGAAACGCCGGAGGAGAAACGACCGGGCTCTCGAACATCCGGCGCATCAGCCCGAAGGGCAGCGCCAACACCTGCGGCTGGTTTCATCCGAAGCATCCGGATACGGTGCTGTTCGGGTGCACGATCGAGCCGCCCCTTGCGCCGAACAAGCCGGGCTTTCAGGTCGGAACGAACAAGTATGTGTGGTCGTTCCCCGAGAACATGAAGATCGTGACGCTCGATCTGAATTCGCTGAATGAGGGCGAGGAACCAAAGCCGGTGGTGCTTTTCGAGCGGCCGGGATACTGCGCCGAGGCGAGTTGGGACCTGACGGGACGGTTTGTGCTTTATGCGAATGTCGATCCGGCGAAGCAGACAGGCGAGAAGCCCGATGCGGACATCTTCGTCTTCGACACGGTGAACAAAACGCACACGCCGATCGTGGTTGCGCCGGGGTATGACGGTGGACCGTTCTTTGCGCCGGGCGGCAAACGGATCTGCTATCGATCCGATCGCGCGGGTAACGATCTTTTGCAGTTGTACGCCTCGGACTTGCGGTATGAAACCGGCGCGGATGGCGTGCCCGTGCCGACGGGGATCGAGCGCGAGTATCAGTTGACGAGCAACGAGCATGTCAATTGGGGGCCGTTCTGGCATCCGTCGGGCGAGTTTCTTGTGTACGCGACGAGCGAGATGGGGCACCGGAATTACGAAGTGTTCGCGATCCGCGTCGATGAATCGGCGCTCGATGCCGCGGCGGGCGCCGCATCGAATCTCGCGAGCGGAGTTGCAACCGGGGCGCCCGGATTTGAAAAGGGGAAAATGGTTCAGGCGCCAAGCGTCGCGATCCCGGATTTACCGCACGCGCGTGTCACGAATGCATCCGGCGCCGATGTGCTTCCGGTGTTCAGTCCGGACGGCAAAGGGATGATGTGGACGGCGCAGCGGGGCGAAGTGGCAGCGGGCGAGACCAAGCCGTCGAGTCAGATCTGGATCGCGCGATGGCGCGGGGCCGATCCGTTCGCGACGGATTCGGCGAATCCACAAAAATGA
- a CDS encoding RluA family pseudouridine synthase — protein MRTTRVHSFDSILKGIHLVHRTSRFVVVEKPSGVLSVPGIGPEKADCVVSRVHSVLSALGAAPALSSPGQMIVHRLDMDTSGLMVVALDADSQRQLSLQFEERRPEKTYIALVAGLVRADEGTIDLPMRLDVENRPYQIVDHAHGRPAKTHFRVLARETDRTRVEFRPITGRTHQIRVHASKGLGHPILGDPLYGDHPDARLMLHAAFLSFVEPGGAARLEFRSAPPF, from the coding sequence TTGCGAACCACTCGCGTGCACTCCTTCGATTCAATCCTCAAAGGAATTCACCTCGTCCATCGCACGAGCCGCTTTGTCGTGGTCGAAAAACCGAGCGGCGTGCTCTCCGTCCCCGGCATCGGTCCCGAAAAAGCCGATTGCGTGGTGTCACGCGTCCATAGCGTGCTCAGCGCACTCGGCGCCGCGCCGGCGCTCTCCTCACCGGGCCAGATGATCGTTCACCGACTCGACATGGATACTTCCGGCCTCATGGTCGTCGCGCTCGATGCCGATTCCCAGCGTCAGCTCTCCCTGCAATTCGAAGAGCGCCGGCCCGAAAAGACCTACATCGCCCTCGTCGCCGGCCTCGTGCGCGCCGACGAAGGCACCATCGATCTACCGATGCGACTCGATGTCGAGAATCGACCGTATCAGATCGTGGATCACGCGCACGGCCGCCCCGCCAAGACGCACTTTCGTGTTCTGGCGCGCGAAACCGATCGCACCCGCGTCGAATTCCGCCCCATCACCGGGCGCACCCACCAGATCCGCGTCCACGCGAGCAAAGGCCTCGGACACCCGATCCTCGGCGATCCGCTCTACGGCGATCATCCCGACGCAAGGCTCATGCTTCATGCCGCATTTCTCAGCTTTGTTGAGCCCGGAGGCGCCGCGCGCCTGGAATTCCGTTCCGCCCCGCCCTTCTGA
- a CDS encoding PEP-CTERM sorting domain-containing protein gives MKNFVVGLTAIAGIAASANAAWGFKYQFSTDNGATWSSNAAVDVSSGNKAVKFRVVAYADPETPVPASGGTGPAVAYARYTGSERMSNWGSGANGDALGAQTRGALTSGGTTYLSSSFSAGNTILGGTTATSFASQLLLSGTLAAYCPSSGGTPQLEWVIRTGDMTVGQAGGTRTIVFSNNQRTQNTWYRDLLVNGVQDVNTAAPEGSPTDIAGTLQVVPAPGSLALIGLGGLVAARRRRA, from the coding sequence ATGAAGAATTTCGTTGTGGGCCTCACGGCCATTGCTGGTATCGCTGCCTCGGCTAACGCTGCTTGGGGCTTCAAGTATCAATTCAGCACCGACAACGGCGCGACTTGGTCGTCCAACGCGGCTGTCGATGTGAGCAGCGGCAACAAGGCGGTCAAGTTCCGCGTTGTGGCCTACGCCGATCCGGAAACCCCGGTTCCCGCGTCCGGCGGCACGGGCCCGGCTGTTGCCTATGCCCGTTACACCGGCTCTGAGCGGATGAGCAACTGGGGCTCGGGTGCGAACGGCGATGCGCTCGGTGCGCAGACCCGCGGCGCTCTGACGAGCGGCGGCACGACCTACCTGAGCAGCTCGTTCTCGGCTGGCAACACGATCCTCGGCGGCACGACGGCCACGTCGTTCGCTTCGCAGCTGCTCCTCTCGGGCACCTTGGCGGCTTACTGCCCCTCGTCGGGCGGCACGCCCCAGCTCGAGTGGGTGATCCGCACGGGTGACATGACCGTCGGCCAGGCCGGTGGCACCCGCACGATCGTCTTCAGCAACAACCAGCGCACCCAGAACACGTGGTACCGCGATCTGCTCGTCAACGGCGTGCAGGACGTGAACACCGCGGCTCCGGAAGGCTCGCCGACGGATATCGCCGGCACCCTTCAGGTCGTCCCCGCTCCGGGCTCGCTCGCCCTGATCGGCCTCGGCGGCCTCGTCGCTGCCCGTCGCCGTCGCGCCTGA
- a CDS encoding PEP-CTERM sorting domain-containing protein (PEP-CTERM proteins occur, often in large numbers, in the proteomes of bacteria that also encode an exosortase, a predicted intramembrane cysteine proteinase. The presence of a PEP-CTERM domain at a protein's C-terminus predicts cleavage within the sorting domain, followed by covalent anchoring to some some component of the (usually Gram-negative) cell surface. Many PEP-CTERM proteins exhibit an unusual sequence composition that includes large numbers of potential glycosylation sites. Expression of one such protein has been shown restore the ability of a bacterium to form floc, a type of biofilm.), with translation MMKSMIAAVAGVAGLAAGANAAYGLKFEVWNGAAWVSSVTATAGDTVKFRFGVYFDPNSAPTITTADGTGTAQALTRFTGSNQAVGFQGTDNFQNIVRTISSGNPALTTVAGATIGTSAVTSFGSQLFLADVPFEPYKEIYVGEVKLDAAGLNHVITLQNKTFGSGSTAGLTFYNSASPVNKQSGAPQAGGPGRVDMNATITVEGIPAPGSLALLGLGGLVAARRRRA, from the coding sequence ATGATGAAGAGCATGATTGCTGCTGTTGCTGGTGTGGCTGGCCTCGCTGCCGGCGCGAACGCTGCCTATGGCCTCAAGTTCGAAGTCTGGAATGGCGCCGCTTGGGTTTCCAGCGTGACCGCCACTGCGGGCGACACCGTCAAGTTCCGTTTCGGCGTGTACTTCGACCCGAACTCGGCCCCGACGATCACCACCGCGGACGGCACGGGCACGGCTCAAGCCCTCACCCGCTTCACGGGTTCGAACCAGGCTGTCGGATTCCAGGGCACCGACAACTTCCAGAACATCGTTCGCACGATCTCGAGCGGCAACCCCGCCCTGACGACCGTCGCGGGCGCCACGATCGGCACCTCGGCTGTGACGAGCTTCGGCTCGCAGCTGTTCCTCGCCGATGTTCCCTTCGAGCCGTACAAGGAAATCTATGTCGGCGAAGTGAAGCTCGACGCCGCCGGCCTGAATCACGTGATCACGCTTCAGAACAAGACTTTTGGTTCTGGTTCCACGGCGGGTCTCACGTTCTACAACAGCGCGTCGCCCGTGAACAAGCAGTCCGGCGCTCCGCAGGCCGGTGGTCCGGGCCGTGTTGACATGAATGCAACGATCACCGTTGAAGGCATCCCGGCTCCTGGCTCGCTCGCCCTCCTCGGCCTCGGTGGCCTTGTTGCCGCCCGCCGTCGTCGCGCCTGA
- a CDS encoding FAD-dependent thymidylate synthase, with translation MAEPSMQTTDFTRASEAPSQLPTPEIKPLKPGSDGIVRSAPETPLVDIMGGSARQQINVLDHGFIALVDCMPRLVPQGQTADAAIVQAARVSYGQGTKKVNEDRGLIRYLLRHRHTTPFEMVELKFHVCMPIFVARQWIRHRTANVNEYSARYSILPDRFYTPNLDQVRKQSKANRQGGEELFRVHDDAQDLKTAQEFVNYLDEVEGFYKRYLALTEQGVSREMARIGLPVNMYTEWYWKCDLHNTLRFLALRIDSHAQAEIRVFAEAMLKLIEPLVPGTVEAWRDYELGGLHLSRLEAEALSRIAAGGNPELASDNSRERAEWSEKLAKLGFGNG, from the coding sequence ATGGCGGAGCCATCCATGCAGACAACGGATTTCACGCGCGCGTCCGAAGCGCCGAGCCAACTGCCCACGCCCGAGATCAAGCCGCTGAAGCCCGGCTCGGACGGGATCGTCCGCTCGGCACCTGAGACGCCGCTCGTGGACATCATGGGCGGCAGCGCCCGTCAGCAGATCAATGTTCTCGATCACGGTTTCATCGCGCTTGTGGATTGCATGCCGCGGCTGGTCCCGCAGGGGCAGACCGCCGATGCGGCGATCGTGCAGGCCGCTCGCGTTTCGTACGGCCAGGGCACGAAGAAAGTAAACGAGGATCGGGGCCTGATCCGCTATCTGCTGCGACATCGGCACACGACGCCGTTTGAGATGGTGGAACTGAAATTCCACGTGTGCATGCCGATCTTCGTGGCCCGCCAATGGATCCGGCACCGCACTGCGAACGTCAACGAGTATTCCGCCCGGTATTCGATTCTGCCGGATCGCTTTTACACGCCGAACCTGGATCAAGTCCGAAAGCAGAGCAAGGCGAACCGGCAGGGGGGTGAGGAACTGTTTCGCGTCCACGACGATGCGCAGGATCTCAAGACGGCGCAGGAGTTTGTGAACTACCTCGACGAAGTGGAGGGGTTCTACAAGCGGTATCTGGCGTTGACAGAGCAGGGGGTCAGCCGCGAAATGGCTCGGATCGGTTTGCCGGTCAATATGTACACCGAGTGGTACTGGAAGTGCGACCTGCACAACACGCTGAGGTTCCTGGCGCTCCGGATCGATTCGCACGCCCAAGCCGAGATCCGCGTGTTTGCGGAGGCGATGCTCAAATTGATCGAGCCGCTGGTGCCCGGGACGGTCGAAGCCTGGCGGGACTACGAGCTGGGCGGGCTTCATCTGAGCCGGCTCGAGGCGGAGGCCCTTTCCCGAATAGCGGCGGGCGGCAACCCGGAGCTGGCGAGCGACAACTCGCGGGAACGGGCTGAATGGTCCGAGAAACTGGCGAAGCTCGGCTTCGGCAACGGTTAG